Genomic window (Flavobacteriales bacterium):
GTCCAGCCGGTAGAAGGCATCCAGTTCGGCGGCGGTCAAATAGACTTGTTCGCTGGGATCTTCCTTCAGCGTATAGCGTTTGCTGAACACTTCAGGGTTAACCTCCTTGCCCACTTCCCGGTGTTCCTTGGCAAGTCGCAGGAACTTGCGCAAGGTCCGGGAATACTTCACGACGGTGTTGGCCGCGTAGGTCTTACCGTTCACGCCCTTGGTGAGGAAGTGCGTGAACCCGGAAACGAATGACCCGTCAACTTCGGAGAAATACACGGGCGGCGGTGTTTTCCTGTTGGCGCGTTTCGCAACGTATGCCTTCAGCAGTTCCAAGGTCAACACGTAGCGGTTCACCGTGGTGAAATGCAGTGATCCGGACCCGTCCACATGTTCCCGACCTTCCTTGCTATCCACGAAGTTTTGAACGAAGGCCAACAGGTCAAGGGGTGCATCCCTGGTGGCCTTGCCGTCCGCGCTGTTGAGCGCGTCCCGCAGCTCGTTGCGCGAAGGTGCCCGGTTGTGTTCCCGTGCGAAGGTGTCCAAGATGCCCACGGCACATGCCTGCAACACCTTCAGGCGTTCGTTGATGTCGCGGTGGGCCTCAACTGCGAAGGGCCTACCGTCCGCGTTCACCCGGTCGCTGGGGGGCGGTGAGCAATGCGGGCACGTTGGGGCCTTGCCGGTGACTTGCTCTTTTGTCGCGTTCCAATGCCGGGGCACCACTTTGCACCCCGTGGGATAGACAAGGCGTTGTCCCGCCCATCGGATGTGAAGGTGTACGGCGGTGGGTACGTCAACGGGTTCCGCGTCGCGGAGGTAAAAGTGAAAGGTGGCCATGGGGTTGCATGTGAGGTTACTGGATACCGCGAAGATAGATCGTTGACCCTTTTGTTGACCCTTTGTTGACCCTTTTCCCTTTCTTCCTTCCGATACCCGTTTCCCCCATCCGTTACCAATGCCCCGCCATTGCTGGACAAATTGGCGTTTCAGCAGCGGAACCGGGAAAGGCGGAATGTGCTGAATTTAGTCCCGTCCGGACCGCAAGAAAGCCCCTCTTTCGGGGGCTTTCTTCATTTTAAGCCTTCCAGGCCGCAATGGCCTTCCGCATCACATACAGCACCAAGACAATTCGGCGACCCCGCGTTCCGGGCACCGATCTTGCAAACAGGCCTTGCCCGATCCCTTCAACACGGGACCACACCAAGGCCGACCCCTACCCCGTTCTTACCTTCGCGCAAGCGAAAATCGCTCACACCCTATGACCTTCCGTTCGATCCTCCTTTCCTGCTTCACCCTGTTAGCCACTGTTGGCATGGCACAGCCCGGCGCCGCCATCAACCAAAAGGACGCCCAAGGCCGCAAACAGGGACCGTGGCAACGGAATTGGGCGGAAAGCAGCCAATTGCGCTATACGGGGCAGTTCAAAGATGACAAGCCCATGGGCGACTTCATCTACTACAGCACCGCCGGCAAGGTGGAGAGCCGCATCGATCACTATGCAGGAAGCGACGCGGCGCATGCCAAACACTATCACCCGGACGGCAAGCTGATGGCCGAGGGCCGCTATGCGGGCGAGGACAAGGACAGCACTTGGAACTATTACGACACCGACGGCATTCTCCGCAGTACCGAGCACTGGAAAAAAGGGGAGATGGACGGCGAGATGACCACCTTCTATCCCGATGGGAAGATCACCGAACGGCGGCATTTTGAGAACGGGACCGAGAACGGGAAAGCTGAGCAGTTCTATGCGAGCGGTACTTCCCGCTACCTAGCGAACTACGTGAACGGGGCTCCGGAAGGTATCGAAACGTTCTACTTCCCCAGCGGGAAGAAGGAGATCGAAGGCAACTATGTGGACGGCGTGCGCGACGGACGTTGGGCCTACTACAACGAGGACGGCTCCGTGCAGATGCAAGTGCTCTACGCACAAGGGAAATTCGTGAAGCAGAAGTATGAGAACGGCACCTTCAAGGAATACTGGACGGACCAGCAGATGAAGAGTGAGACCACCTACAAGAACGGAAAGCGTGAAGGCCCATTCACCGAGTGGTATGACAACGGGACATGGACCGATGTGCCGGTGAAACTGGGGCCGCAGGGCGAAGAGCAGAGCGAGGTGGAACGCGAACTGAAGGGCCAGACGAAGAAGCGCGAAGGCAGCTATAAGAACGACGTGCTGCAAGGCCCGGTGAAGGAATACGACGAAAAAGGCAAGCTGGTCTCCACGCTGGTCTATGAAAATGGCTCGCCCAAGACGGGCGGCGTAAAACCATGAGCAAGCACGGACGTGTGCTGGTGGCGATGAGCGGCGGGGTGGACAGCTCCGTGACCGCACTGATGCTGCACGAACAAGGTTACGAGGTGATCGGCGTCACCATGAAGACGTGGGACTATGCCGCGAACGGAACGGGCAAGCG
Coding sequences:
- a CDS encoding phage integrase SAM-like domain-containing protein; its protein translation is MATFHFYLRDAEPVDVPTAVHLHIRWAGQRLVYPTGCKVVPRHWNATKEQVTGKAPTCPHCSPPPSDRVNADGRPFAVEAHRDINERLKVLQACAVGILDTFAREHNRAPSRNELRDALNSADGKATRDAPLDLLAFVQNFVDSKEGREHVDGSGSLHFTTVNRYVLTLELLKAYVAKRANRKTPPPVYFSEVDGSFVSGFTHFLTKGVNGKTYAANTVVKYSRTLRKFLRLAKEHREVGKEVNPEVFSKRYTLKEDPSEQVYLTAAELDAFYRLDLNAHPP